The following proteins come from a genomic window of Salvia hispanica cultivar TCC Black 2014 chromosome 4, UniMelb_Shisp_WGS_1.0, whole genome shotgun sequence:
- the LOC125223624 gene encoding uncharacterized protein LOC125223624 isoform X2 — protein MEPIGGATPFRRHHKAAERFLGVLQPQSPSSAPPIELSEHDIFSTPSGYSSPPPPTHRNHYGILSALNGTIKIRSRSEHDVHPVFNHKASIAPSSRMMIPRPPPPQVDRVRVYHQSAPVNIPVMPEALRRRADELDDAVSDGEEEDDGRVRLPPHEVVNSRDSPMLACSVLEGTGRTLKGRDLRQVATEPSV, from the exons ATGGAACCAATTGGCGGCGCCACACCCTTCCGCCGCCACCACAAGGCGGCCGAGAGATTCCTCGGGGTGCTTCAACCCCAATCCCCCTCCTCCGCGCCGCCTATTGAGCTCTCCGAGCACGATATCTTTAGCACTCCGTCGGGCTATTCTTCGCCTCCTCCGCCAACTCATCGGAACCACTACGGCATCCTGTCGGCTCTCAACGGCACCATCAAGATCCGATCCAGATCCGAACACGACGTCCACCCCGTCTTCAACCACAAGGCCTCGATTGCGCCCTCGTCTCGGATGATGATTCcacggccgccgccgccgcaagTGGATAGGGTGAGGGTTTACCATCAATCGGCGCCGGTGAACATTCCGGTGATGCCGGAGGCGTTGCGGAGGAGGGCGGATGAGCTGGACGACGCCGTTTCTGATGGAGAGGAGGAAGACGATGGCAGAGTTAGATTACCGCCGCACGAAGTGGTGAATTCTAGGGATTCGCCGATGCTTGCGTGCTCAGTGCTGGAGGGGACTGGACGGACTTTGAAAGGGAGGGATCTCCGGCAG GTTGCAACAGAGCCCAGTGTTTGA
- the LOC125223624 gene encoding uncharacterized protein LOC125223624 isoform X1: MEPIGGATPFRRHHKAAERFLGVLQPQSPSSAPPIELSEHDIFSTPSGYSSPPPPTHRNHYGILSALNGTIKIRSRSEHDVHPVFNHKASIAPSSRMMIPRPPPPQVDRVRVYHQSAPVNIPVMPEALRRRADELDDAVSDGEEEDDGRVRLPPHEVVNSRDSPMLACSVLEGTGRTLKGRDLRQERSPISFRCSIRESHLVS, from the exons ATGGAACCAATTGGCGGCGCCACACCCTTCCGCCGCCACCACAAGGCGGCCGAGAGATTCCTCGGGGTGCTTCAACCCCAATCCCCCTCCTCCGCGCCGCCTATTGAGCTCTCCGAGCACGATATCTTTAGCACTCCGTCGGGCTATTCTTCGCCTCCTCCGCCAACTCATCGGAACCACTACGGCATCCTGTCGGCTCTCAACGGCACCATCAAGATCCGATCCAGATCCGAACACGACGTCCACCCCGTCTTCAACCACAAGGCCTCGATTGCGCCCTCGTCTCGGATGATGATTCcacggccgccgccgccgcaagTGGATAGGGTGAGGGTTTACCATCAATCGGCGCCGGTGAACATTCCGGTGATGCCGGAGGCGTTGCGGAGGAGGGCGGATGAGCTGGACGACGCCGTTTCTGATGGAGAGGAGGAAGACGATGGCAGAGTTAGATTACCGCCGCACGAAGTGGTGAATTCTAGGGATTCGCCGATGCTTGCGTGCTCAGTGCTGGAGGGGACTGGACGGACTTTGAAAGGGAGGGATCTCCGGCAG GAGAGGAGCCCAATTAGTTTTCGCTGCTCAATTAGAGAATCACACCTTGTTTCATGA